The Falco rusticolus isolate bFalRus1 chromosome 5, bFalRus1.pri, whole genome shotgun sequence genome has a segment encoding these proteins:
- the LOC119148958 gene encoding rab-like protein 2A isoform X1, producing MADTAAAAAAAAEQSRDEAAAGGEETVKIICLGDSAVGKSKLLERFLLEGFRPQQLSTFALTLYKHRARVDGQAVLVDFWDTAGQERFQSMHASYYHKAHACIMVFDVQRKVTYKNLNSWYKELREFRPEIPCIVVANKIDADMKVTQKSFNFARKFSLPFYFVSAADGTNVVKLFNDAIKLAVAYKQNSGDFMDEVMQELESFDLQKKSESLSDKEESCPEEKPPSA from the exons ATGGCGGAtacggcggcggcggcggcggcggcggcggagcagTCCCGGGACGAGGCGGCGGCCGGCGGTGAGGAGACGGTGAAGATCATCTGTCTGGGCGACAGCGCCGTGGGCAAGTCCAA GCTGCTGGAGAGGTTCCTGCTCGAAGGCTT CCgcccccagcagctctccacCTTCGCCCTGACGCTCTACAAGCACCGGGCCCGGGTGGACGGGCAGGCGGTGCTCGTGG ACTTCTGGGACACAGCTGGACAGGAGAGGTTCCAGAGCATGCATGCATCCTATTACCATAAGGCTCACGCTTGTATCATG GTGTTTGATGTGCAGCGGAAAGTCACCTACAAGAACTTAAACAGCTGGTACAAGGAGCTGAGAGAATTTCGCCCAGAGATTCCTTGCATTGTGGTGGCCAACAAAATTGATG CGGATATGAAGGTGACCCAGAAAAGCTTCAACTTTGCCCGGAAGTTCAGTTTGCCCTTTTACTTTGTGTCTGCTGCAGATGGCACCAATGTGGTGAAG CTCTTCAATGACGCTATCAAACTGGCAGTTGCTTACAAACAGAATTCGGGAGATTTCATGGACGAGGTCATGCAAGAACTGGAG AGCTTTGACCTGCAGAAGAAGAGTGAGAGTTTGTCAGATAAAGAGGAGAGCTGCCCTGAAGAGAAG
- the LOC119148958 gene encoding rab-like protein 2A isoform X2, translating into MADTAAAAAAAAEQSRDEAAAGGEETVKIICLGDSAVGKSKLLERFLLEGFRPQQLSTFALTLYKHRARVDGQAVLVDFWDTAGQERFQSMHASYYHKAHACIMVFDVQRKVTYKNLNSWYKELREFRPEIPCIVVANKIDADMKVTQKSFNFARKFSLPFYFVSAADGTNVVKLFNDAIKLAVAYKQNSGDFMDEVMQELEAQ; encoded by the exons ATGGCGGAtacggcggcggcggcggcggcggcggcggagcagTCCCGGGACGAGGCGGCGGCCGGCGGTGAGGAGACGGTGAAGATCATCTGTCTGGGCGACAGCGCCGTGGGCAAGTCCAA GCTGCTGGAGAGGTTCCTGCTCGAAGGCTT CCgcccccagcagctctccacCTTCGCCCTGACGCTCTACAAGCACCGGGCCCGGGTGGACGGGCAGGCGGTGCTCGTGG ACTTCTGGGACACAGCTGGACAGGAGAGGTTCCAGAGCATGCATGCATCCTATTACCATAAGGCTCACGCTTGTATCATG GTGTTTGATGTGCAGCGGAAAGTCACCTACAAGAACTTAAACAGCTGGTACAAGGAGCTGAGAGAATTTCGCCCAGAGATTCCTTGCATTGTGGTGGCCAACAAAATTGATG CGGATATGAAGGTGACCCAGAAAAGCTTCAACTTTGCCCGGAAGTTCAGTTTGCCCTTTTACTTTGTGTCTGCTGCAGATGGCACCAATGTGGTGAAG CTCTTCAATGACGCTATCAAACTGGCAGTTGCTTACAAACAGAATTCGGGAGATTTCATGGACGAGGTCATGCAAGAACTGGAG
- the LOC119148958 gene encoding rab-like protein 2A isoform X3, with translation MHASYYHKAHACIMVFDVQRKVTYKNLNSWYKELREFRPEIPCIVVANKIDADMKVTQKSFNFARKFSLPFYFVSAADGTNVVKLFNDAIKLAVAYKQNSGDFMDEVMQELESFDLQKKSESLSDKEESCPEEKPPSA, from the exons ATGCATGCATCCTATTACCATAAGGCTCACGCTTGTATCATG GTGTTTGATGTGCAGCGGAAAGTCACCTACAAGAACTTAAACAGCTGGTACAAGGAGCTGAGAGAATTTCGCCCAGAGATTCCTTGCATTGTGGTGGCCAACAAAATTGATG CGGATATGAAGGTGACCCAGAAAAGCTTCAACTTTGCCCGGAAGTTCAGTTTGCCCTTTTACTTTGTGTCTGCTGCAGATGGCACCAATGTGGTGAAG CTCTTCAATGACGCTATCAAACTGGCAGTTGCTTACAAACAGAATTCGGGAGATTTCATGGACGAGGTCATGCAAGAACTGGAG AGCTTTGACCTGCAGAAGAAGAGTGAGAGTTTGTCAGATAAAGAGGAGAGCTGCCCTGAAGAGAAG